From Nicotiana tabacum cultivar K326 chromosome 22, ASM71507v2, whole genome shotgun sequence, one genomic window encodes:
- the LOC107791262 gene encoding trans-cinnamate 4-monooxygenase-like (The RefSeq protein has 1 substitution compared to this genomic sequence), whose translation MDLLLLEKTLIGLFFAILIAIIVSRLRSKRFKLPPGPIPVPVFGNWLQVGDDLNHRNLTDFAKKFGDLFLLRMGQRNLVVVSSPELAKEVLHTQGVEFGSRTRNVVFDIFTGKGQDMVFTVYGEHWRKMRRIMTVPFFTNKVVQQYRGGWEFEVASVIEDVKKNPESATNGIVLRRRLQLMMYNNMFRIMFDRRFESEDDPLFVKLKALNGERSRLAQSFEYNYGDFIPILRPFLRGYLKICKEVKEKRLQLFKDYFVDERKKLSNTKSLDSNALKCAIDHILEAQQKGEINEDNVLYIVENINVAAIETTLWSIEWGIAELVNHPHIQKKLRDEIDTVLGPGVQVTEPDTHKLPYLQAVIKETLRLRMAIPLLVPHMNLHDAKLGGFDIPAESKILVNAWWLANNPAHWKKPEEFRPERFFEEEKHVEANGNDFRYLPFGVGRRSCPGIILALPILGITLGRLVQNFELLPPPGQSKLDTTEKGGQFSLHILKHSTIVLKPRSC comes from the exons ATGGATCTTCTCTTACTAGAGAAGACCTTAATTGGTCTCTTCTTTGCCATTTTAATCGCTATAATTGTCTCTAGACTTCGTTCAAAGCGTTTTAAGCTTCCCCCAGGACCAATCCCAGTACCAGTTTTTGGTAATTGGCTTCAAGTTGGTGATGATTTAAACCACAGAAATCTTACTGATTTTGCCAAAAAATTTGGTGATCTTTTCTTGTTAAGAATGGGCCAGCGTAATTTAGTTGTTGTGTCATCTCCTGAATTAGCTAAAGAAGTTTTACACACACAAGGTGTTGAATTTGGTTCAAGAACAAGAAATgttgtatttgatatttttactGGAAAAGGTCAAGATATGGTTTTTACTGTATATGGTGAACACTGGAGAAAAATGAGGAGAATTATGACTGTACCATTTTTTACTAATAAAGTTGTGCAGCAATATAGAGGGGGGTGGGAGTTTGAAGTGGCAAGTGTAATTGAGGATGTGAAGAAAAATCCTGAATCTGCTACTAATGGGATTGTATTAAGGAGGAGATTACAATTGATGATGTATAATAATATGTTTAGGATTATGTTTGATAGGAGATTTGAGAGTGAAGATGATCCTTTGTTTGTTAAGCTTAAGGCTTTGAATGGTGAAAGGAGTAGATTGGCTCAAAGTTTTGAGTATAATTATGGTGATTTTATTCCAATTTTGAGGCCTTTTTTGAGAGGTTATTTGAAGATCTGTAAAGAAGTTAAGGAGAAGAGGCTGCAGCTTTTCAAAGATTACTTTGTTGATGAAAGAAA GAAGCTTTCAAATACCAAGAGCTTGGACAGCAATGCTCTGAAATGTGCGATTGATCACATTCTTGAGGCTCAACAGAAGGGGGAGATCAATGAGGACAACGTTCTTTACATTGTTGAAAACATCAATGTTGCTG CTATAGAAACCACATTATGGTCAATTGAGTGGGGTATCGCCGAGTTAGTCAACCACCCTCACATCCAAAAGAAACTCCGCGACGAGATTGACACAGTTCTTGGCCCAGGAGTGCAAGTGACTGAACCAGACACCCACAAGCTTCCATACCTTCAGGCTGTGATCAAGGAGACGCTTCGTCTCCGTATGGCAATTCCTCTATTAGTCCCACACATGAACCTTCACGATGCAAAGCTTGGCGGGTTTGATATTCCAGCAGAGAGCAAAATCTTGGTTAACGCTTGGTGGCTAGCTAACAACCCGGTTCATTGGAAGAAACCCGAAGAGTTCAGACCCGAGAGGTTCTTCGAAGAGGAGAAGCACGTTGAGGCCAATGGCAATGACTTCAGATATCTTCCGTTTGGCGTTGGTAGGAGGAGTTGCCCTGGAATTATACTTGCATTGCCAATTCTTGGCATTACTTTGGGACGTTTGGTTCAGAACTTTGAGCTGTTGCCTCCTCCAGGCCAGTCGAAGCTCGACACCACAGAGAAAGGTGGACAGTTCAGTCTCCATATTTTGAAGCATTCCACCATTGTGTTGAAACCAAGGTCTTGCTGA
- the LOC107791263 gene encoding scarecrow-like protein 30 has protein sequence MNTNTYFPSVDHRSSDGLELCHRFAMTSTNLGNEFSSADHHDVVFFSSSCGTSSNNDNVVVEGGGGCDQTVVESDYFDGVFKYIQQMLLEEDDDLESRPCMFQDCVALQAAEKSFYDALTDNNNNDPTIVEHCSSTDFPVNHAFISTTHCLLDDNFNHFLDQPNLISDFNASNTGIRGNTPLNNNCQAAAAANGDHRNIYYGVNSPNTNNQGGTSKSEGKKKHNREECGESSNGPNSKQFASNGTEETEEQTHEEYYDKALLCPDMNPAFYVEDSCDDGSRSSSENVAWDKQKSRHIKQSKRGRPRGSKKGVKTNEVVDLTSLLTRCAEAVASYNSKTFVEVLSKIRQHSSPLGDPTARLAYCFANALEARFAGGGGDTITTPKKSILSAADFLKAFQVYITACPFKRMSNIFANKSIAKLTNEAPKIHIIDFGILYGFQWPCIIHGISLRPGGPPKLKITGIDFPQPGFRPAERVEETGRRLENYCKRFGVPFEYKAIAKKWDDIKLEDLIIEQDETVVVNCLYRLKNVPDETVLSHGSNSPRNAVLKLIKEINPHWFVHGIVNAMYNASFFTTRFREALFHFSSQFDMFEATMTREDEGRMIFEQEVFGRDIRNVIACEGTERVERPESYKQWSVRNQIAGFRQLPLNQDIVKEVKAKVRMFYHRDFLVDEDSNWMLQGWKGRIMYALSVWQPIHK, from the coding sequence ATGAATACTAATACCTATTTTCCATCAGTTGATCATAGATCATCAGATGGACTCGAACTTTGTCATCGTTTCGCTATGACCAGTACTAATCTTGGCAATGAATTTAGCAGTGCTGATCATCATGATGTTGTGTTCTTTTCATCGAGTTGCGGAACATCATCAAATAATGATAACGTTGTTGTTGAGGGTGGTGGTGGTTGTGATCAAACAGTAGTCGAAAGCGACTACTTTGATGGAGTGTTTAAGTATATACAACAGATGCTTTTGGAAGAAGATGATGATTTAGAAAGTAGACCTTGCATGTTTCAAGATTGCGTTGCTCTTCAGGCTGCTGAGAAATCTTTTTATGATGCCCTCactgacaacaacaacaacgatccaACAATCGTCGAACACTGTTCTAGTACTGATTTTCCAGTTAATCATGCTTTTATTAGTACTACTCATTGTCTGCTAGACGACAACTTCAATCACTTTCTTGATCAGCCCAACTTGATTTCTGATTTCAATGCTTCAAATACTGGAATACGTGGAAACACTCCTTTGAACAATAATTGTcaagctgctgctgctgctaatGGTGATCATAGGAATATCTATTATGGTGTAAACTCCCCAAATACTAACAATCAAGGGGGGACATCAAAGTCAGAGGGGAAAAAGAAGCACAATCGAGAGGAATGTGGCGAATCATCAAACGGGCCAAATAGCAAGCAGTTTGCGAGTAATGGTACAGAGGAAACAGAAGAGCAAACTCATGAGGAGTACTACGATAAGGCACTTCTTTGTCCAGATATGAATCCTGCATTTTATGTTGAGGATTCGTGTGACGACGGATCAAgatcatcatcagaaaatgtagcATGGGACAAGCAAAAAAGCCGTCATATAAAGCAGTCTAAAAGAGGAAGGCCACGTGGAAGCAAAAAAGGTGTAAAGACTAATGAAGTAGTAGATCTTACCAGTCTCCTAACACGATGCGCGGAAGCAGTAGCTAGCTATAACAGCAAGACTTTTGTGGAAGTTCTCAGCAAAATCAGGCAACACTCTTCTCCCTTAGGCGATCCTACTGCTAGATTGGCCTATTGCTTTGCCAATGCCCTCGAAGCTCGGTTTGCTGGTGGTGGTGGAGACACAATTACTACTCCTAAGAAATCAATATTATCAGCTGCAGATTTCTTAAAAGCATTTCAGGTATACATCACAGCTTGTCCATTCAAGAGAATGTCAAACATATTTGCTAACAAGTCTATCGCAAAATTAACCAATGAAGCTCCAAAGATTCACATAATAGATTTTGGGATACTATATGGATTTCAATGGCCTTGTATAATACATGGAATTTCCCTTAGGCCAGGTGGACCTCCAAAGCTTAAGATTACAGGAATTGATTTCCCTCAACCAGGTTTTCGACCAGCTGAGAGAGTCGAGGAGACAGGACGTCGATTGGAGAATTATTGCAAGAGATTTGGTGTTCCATTTGAATATAAAGCAATAGCAAAGAAATGGGATGATATTAAACTAGAAGATCTGATTATTGAACAAGATGAAACTGTGGTTGTCAATTGTTTGTACAGGCTAAAGAATGTACCCGATGAAACAGTATTATCACATGGCAGCAACAGTCCGAGAAATGCTGTTCTAAAATTGATCAAGGAAATAAATCCACACTGGTTCGTTCATGGGATCGTGAACGCTATGTACAATGCCTCTTTCTTCACTACAAGATTTCGAGAAGCTTTATTTCATTTCTCGTCTCAGTTTGACATGTTCGAAGCTACAATGACACGAGAAGATGAAGGGAGGATGATATTCGAGCAAGAAGTATTCGGAAGAGATATAAGGAACGTTATAGCTTGTGAAGGGACGGAGAGAGTTGAGAGGCCGGAGAGTTACAAGCAATGGTCAGTGAGGAATCAGATAGCGGGGTTCAGGCAACTTCCGTTGAATCAAGACATTGTCAAGGAAGTTAAGGCCAAGGTGAGAATGTTTTATCACAGGGATTTTCTAGTGGATGAAGATAGTAATTGGATGTTGCAGGGTTGGAAAGGAAGAATAATGTATGCACTCTCTGTTTGGCAGCCTATACATAAATAA